From the Nitrobacter hamburgensis X14 genome, one window contains:
- the bioB gene encoding biotin synthase BioB: protein MDAASVSFGSGHDLSSQPRHDWTRSEAETLYNLPFADLIFQAQTLHRRHFDPNHVETANLLSIKTGGCPEDCGYCSQSAHYDSGVKATKLMDREAVIETARRARDAGASRFCMAAAWRNPKDRDLDRVCDMVSAVKELGLETCATLGMLTPDQARRLHDAGLDFYNHNVDTSPEFYGNIITTRTMQDRIDTLAHAREAGLKVCCGGIIGLGEQVGDRLGMLMLLANLPAHPESVPINMWNEVKSVPVNDTAERPDPIALVRMIAVARIMMPRSVVRLSAGRQYMTDELQALCFLAGANSIFIGDVLLTTKNPQTARDAALLDRLGIRSRLDDAKAAAPPH, encoded by the coding sequence ATGGATGCAGCATCGGTTTCGTTCGGCAGCGGTCACGATTTGTCCTCGCAGCCGCGCCACGACTGGACGCGATCCGAAGCCGAGACACTCTATAATCTGCCTTTCGCAGACCTGATCTTTCAGGCGCAGACCCTTCATCGCCGCCATTTCGATCCCAATCACGTCGAGACCGCGAACCTGCTCAGCATCAAGACCGGCGGCTGCCCGGAAGATTGCGGCTACTGTTCGCAGAGTGCACATTACGATTCCGGCGTGAAAGCCACCAAGCTGATGGATCGGGAAGCCGTCATCGAAACCGCGCGGCGGGCCAGGGATGCCGGCGCCAGCCGGTTCTGCATGGCGGCAGCGTGGCGCAATCCGAAGGACAGGGATCTCGACCGGGTCTGCGACATGGTCAGCGCCGTCAAGGAGCTCGGCCTGGAGACCTGCGCGACGCTTGGCATGCTCACGCCCGATCAAGCTCGGCGACTGCACGACGCCGGACTCGATTTCTACAACCACAACGTCGATACCTCGCCCGAATTCTACGGCAACATCATCACCACGCGGACGATGCAGGATCGCATCGATACGCTCGCCCATGCGCGCGAGGCCGGGCTCAAGGTCTGCTGCGGCGGCATCATCGGCTTGGGAGAACAGGTCGGCGACCGGCTCGGTATGTTGATGCTGCTGGCCAATCTGCCCGCGCACCCCGAAAGCGTCCCCATCAACATGTGGAACGAGGTCAAGTCCGTGCCCGTCAACGACACCGCCGAGCGGCCCGATCCGATCGCGCTGGTCCGCATGATCGCGGTGGCGCGGATCATGATGCCGAGGAGCGTGGTCCGGCTGTCGGCGGGCCGGCAATACATGACCGACGAATTGCAGGCGCTGTGCTTTTTGGCCGGCGCCAACTCCATTTTCATCGGCGATGTCCTGCTGACCACGAAAAATCCGCAGACCGCGCGCGACGCCGCGTTGCTCGACCGCCTCGGCATCAGGTCACGGCTGGATGACGCGAAGGCGGCCGCTCCGCCTCACTGA
- the hemA gene encoding 5-aminolevulinate synthase, protein MDYSKFFSNALDRLHDERRYRVFADLERIAGRFPYATWHSPKGPRNVVIWCSNDYLGIGQHPKVVGAMVETATRVGTGAGGTRNIAGNHHPLVQLEQELADLHGKPAALVFTSGYVSNQTGISTLAKLIPNCLILSDALNHNSMIEGIRQSGCERIVFRHNDVAHLEELLRAADPDRPKLIACESLYSMDGDVAPLAKICDLAERYGAMTYVDEVHAVGMYGPRGGGIAEREGVMHRIDVLEGTLAKAFGCLGGYIAGNSDIIDAVRSYAPGFIFTTSLPPAICSAATAAIRHLKSSTWERERHQERAARTKASLIAAGLPVMVSSTHIVPLFVGNPERCKQASDMLLHDHGIYIQPINYPTVAKGMERLRITPSPYHDDALVDQLAEALLQVWERLDLPLQAKSMAAE, encoded by the coding sequence ATGGATTATAGCAAGTTCTTCAGTAACGCGCTCGATCGACTTCATGACGAGCGGCGCTACCGCGTTTTCGCCGACCTTGAACGCATCGCCGGCCGGTTCCCCTACGCCACTTGGCACTCCCCCAAGGGGCCGCGCAATGTCGTGATCTGGTGCTCCAACGACTACCTCGGCATTGGTCAGCACCCGAAGGTCGTCGGCGCCATGGTCGAGACCGCGACCCGCGTCGGCACCGGCGCTGGCGGCACCCGCAACATCGCTGGAAACCACCATCCGCTGGTCCAGCTCGAGCAGGAACTGGCTGATCTGCATGGCAAGCCCGCAGCGCTCGTGTTCACGTCCGGCTATGTCTCGAACCAGACCGGCATTTCGACCCTCGCCAAGCTCATTCCGAACTGCCTGATCCTGTCGGACGCGCTCAACCACAATTCGATGATCGAAGGCATCCGGCAGTCGGGATGCGAGCGCATCGTATTCCGCCACAACGACGTGGCGCATCTGGAGGAGCTGCTTCGCGCAGCCGACCCCGACCGCCCGAAGCTGATCGCTTGCGAGAGCCTGTATTCGATGGATGGCGATGTCGCGCCGCTTGCGAAGATCTGCGATCTCGCCGAGCGCTACGGCGCGATGACCTATGTCGACGAGGTGCACGCGGTCGGCATGTATGGGCCGCGCGGCGGCGGTATCGCCGAGCGCGAAGGCGTCATGCATCGCATCGACGTCCTCGAAGGCACGCTTGCCAAGGCATTTGGCTGTCTCGGCGGCTACATTGCCGGCAATTCCGATATCATCGACGCGGTGCGTTCCTATGCGCCCGGCTTCATCTTCACCACCTCGCTGCCGCCCGCGATCTGCTCGGCGGCGACCGCTGCGATCCGGCATCTCAAGTCATCGACATGGGAACGCGAACGCCATCAGGAACGCGCGGCGCGCACCAAGGCAAGCCTGATTGCGGCCGGTCTGCCGGTGATGGTGAGTTCGACCCACATCGTCCCGCTCTTCGTCGGCAATCCCGAGCGCTGCAAGCAGGCGTCCGATATGCTGCTGCATGACCATGGCATCTATATCCAGCCGATCAACTATCCGACCGTTGCCAAGGGAATGGAGCGGCTGCGAATCACGCCGTCGCCATATCACGACGACGCGCTGGTCGATCAATTGGCGGAAGCCCTGCTTCAGGTCTGGGAACGCCTCGATCTGCCGTTGCAGGCGAAATCCATGGCGGCCGAGTAG
- a CDS encoding PAS domain-containing hybrid sensor histidine kinase/response regulator: MLHDWGVIAAAIGYIGFLFLVASYGDRAPKFGRGPAGPLIYPLSLAVYCTSWTFFGSVGLATRTGPEFLAIYVGPVLLIAFCTPLLRRIIQLAKSQNITSVADFIAARYGKSQAVAATVAVIAMIGSIPYISLQLKAVASSLGTILIDDQAIAKIPVINDIALIVTIALALFAVLFGTRQTDATEHQHGLMLAIATESIVKLVAFIAAGVFVTFWMFSPVELVERALKSPEAMRAIEYTPSIGNFLTMTLLSFLAIMLLPRQFHVSVVENSSDAEVGRARWLFPLYLVAINIFVVPIALAGLVTFPFGNSDMYVLALPIEGQSRLLSIAVFIGGLSAGTAMVIVECVALAIMVSNDIVVPLVLQRSPAARGGRKDFGNFLLKTRRLAIFAIMIMAYLYYRALGSAQLAAIGLLSFAAIAQLAPVFLGGLVWRRATARGAMGGMLAGFAVWAYTLFLPSLLDGTTVGTMLLQHGPFGIGELKPQALFGVNLPPLMHGVLWSLSLNVLTYVALSLTRQPSSIERVQAGIFAPHALAPLTPPFRRWRSMVTVQDILGTVAQYLGPERARQSFKAFAAARRLNLDPAAPADFELLQHAEHLIASSIGAASSRLVISLLLRRRTVSAKAALKLLDDAHAALHFNREMLQTALNHVRQGIAVFNTDLQLICSNRQFGNILGLPPQIVQIGIPLTEILEFLGTIDKSQIDREAAKQTRLTAYTTEGQPYLERRPDRNIVIEVRANRMPDGGLVITFSDVTPSFEAAEALERANATLEKRVRDRTEELTRLNSELARAKSIAEEANISKTRFLAAAGHDILQPLNAARLYVTSLVERRSGGEDSRLVQNIDDSLEAIEEILGALLDISRLDAGAITTSITSFRVGDLMRSLEIEFAPMARARQVRLTFVPSSLPIASDRMLLRRLLQNLISNAIKYTPHGRVLIGCRRRGESLRINVYDTGVGIPILKRGEIFKEFHRLEQGARIARGLGLGLSIVQRLARVLDLTIALDSNRGGGSLFSVTIPIAPAINQTAHATAVTSSTPLSHAPMSGTLIVCIENDLAILDGMKTLLTSWDARVIAVTDHESAIAAIEAAGGPITGLLVDYHLDRGNGIATIREIRRKFGETIPAILITADRSPHVREAAQLERVSVLNKPLKPASLRALIGQWRSQQIAAAE; the protein is encoded by the coding sequence ATGCTGCACGACTGGGGCGTGATCGCGGCCGCCATCGGCTACATCGGCTTCCTCTTCCTGGTCGCAAGCTATGGCGACCGGGCCCCGAAGTTTGGCCGCGGCCCCGCCGGCCCGCTGATCTATCCGCTGTCGCTGGCGGTGTACTGCACGTCGTGGACGTTTTTCGGTTCTGTCGGGCTCGCGACCCGAACCGGCCCCGAGTTTCTCGCGATCTATGTCGGGCCGGTCCTGCTGATCGCATTCTGCACGCCGCTGCTGCGGCGGATCATCCAGTTGGCGAAATCGCAGAACATCACGTCGGTCGCCGATTTCATCGCCGCGCGCTACGGCAAGAGTCAGGCGGTGGCGGCAACCGTCGCCGTCATCGCCATGATCGGCTCGATTCCGTATATCTCGCTTCAACTCAAGGCGGTGGCCTCCTCGCTCGGGACCATCCTGATCGACGACCAGGCGATCGCCAAAATTCCTGTCATCAACGACATCGCACTGATCGTAACGATCGCGCTGGCCCTGTTCGCGGTGCTGTTCGGAACCCGGCAGACCGATGCGACGGAGCATCAACACGGCCTGATGCTGGCGATCGCGACCGAGTCGATCGTCAAGCTGGTGGCGTTCATCGCCGCGGGCGTCTTCGTCACGTTCTGGATGTTCAGTCCCGTCGAACTGGTCGAGCGCGCACTGAAATCGCCGGAGGCGATGCGGGCCATCGAGTACACGCCGTCGATCGGCAACTTCCTGACGATGACGCTGCTGTCGTTTCTCGCGATCATGCTGCTGCCCCGGCAATTCCATGTCAGCGTGGTGGAGAACTCCAGCGACGCCGAGGTCGGCCGGGCGCGCTGGCTGTTTCCGCTCTACCTGGTCGCCATCAATATCTTCGTTGTCCCGATCGCGCTCGCAGGCCTCGTCACGTTCCCGTTCGGCAACAGCGACATGTATGTGCTGGCGCTGCCGATCGAGGGCCAGTCCAGGTTGCTCAGCATCGCAGTGTTCATCGGAGGACTTTCAGCGGGAACCGCGATGGTGATCGTTGAATGCGTGGCGCTGGCGATCATGGTGTCCAACGACATTGTCGTGCCGCTGGTGTTGCAGCGCAGTCCGGCGGCCCGTGGCGGCCGCAAGGACTTCGGCAACTTCCTGCTCAAGACCCGCCGTCTTGCGATCTTCGCCATCATGATCATGGCGTATTTGTACTACCGCGCGCTCGGCAGCGCACAGCTCGCCGCGATCGGGCTGCTGTCGTTCGCCGCCATCGCGCAACTCGCGCCGGTGTTCCTCGGCGGCCTGGTCTGGCGGCGTGCGACGGCGCGCGGCGCGATGGGCGGGATGCTCGCCGGTTTCGCCGTCTGGGCCTACACGCTGTTTCTTCCGAGCTTGCTGGACGGCACCACCGTCGGCACGATGCTGCTGCAACACGGCCCGTTCGGCATCGGCGAACTGAAGCCGCAGGCGCTGTTCGGCGTCAACCTGCCTCCGCTCATGCACGGTGTGCTATGGAGTCTGTCGCTAAATGTCCTGACCTACGTCGCGCTGTCGCTGACGCGGCAACCATCGTCGATCGAGCGGGTGCAGGCGGGAATCTTCGCGCCCCACGCGCTCGCGCCGCTGACCCCGCCATTCCGGCGCTGGCGTTCGATGGTGACGGTGCAGGATATTCTCGGCACCGTGGCACAATACCTCGGCCCCGAGCGCGCACGGCAGTCGTTCAAGGCGTTCGCCGCTGCGCGGCGCCTCAACCTCGATCCGGCAGCGCCGGCCGATTTCGAATTGCTGCAGCACGCCGAGCATCTGATCGCGTCGTCGATCGGCGCGGCGTCGTCGCGACTGGTGATCTCGCTGCTGCTGCGGCGTCGCACGGTGTCGGCGAAGGCAGCCTTGAAGCTGCTCGACGACGCCCACGCGGCGCTCCACTTCAACCGCGAGATGCTGCAGACCGCACTGAACCACGTGCGGCAGGGAATCGCGGTGTTCAACACCGATCTGCAATTGATCTGTTCGAACCGACAATTCGGAAATATTCTCGGGCTGCCGCCGCAAATCGTTCAGATCGGGATTCCGCTGACCGAAATTCTTGAATTCCTCGGCACCATCGATAAGTCGCAGATCGACCGGGAGGCTGCGAAGCAGACCCGTCTCACCGCATACACGACGGAGGGACAGCCGTATCTGGAGCGGCGTCCCGACCGCAACATCGTGATCGAGGTCCGCGCCAACCGGATGCCCGACGGCGGCCTGGTGATTACCTTCTCCGATGTGACCCCGAGCTTCGAGGCCGCCGAGGCGCTTGAGCGCGCTAATGCCACGCTCGAAAAGCGCGTGCGTGACCGCACCGAGGAACTGACCCGGCTGAATTCCGAACTCGCGCGCGCCAAGAGCATCGCCGAAGAAGCCAACATCTCCAAAACCCGGTTCCTGGCGGCCGCCGGCCACGACATCCTGCAACCGCTCAACGCCGCACGACTCTATGTCACGAGCTTGGTGGAGCGGCGGAGCGGCGGAGAGGATTCCAGGCTGGTCCAGAACATCGACGATTCACTGGAGGCCATCGAGGAGATTCTCGGCGCGCTGCTCGACATCTCGCGGCTAGACGCCGGCGCCATCACGACGTCGATCACGAGTTTCCGGGTCGGCGACCTGATGCGCTCGCTCGAAATCGAGTTCGCTCCGATGGCGCGGGCGAGGCAGGTCCGCCTGACGTTCGTGCCGAGTTCGCTGCCGATCGCATCCGACCGGATGCTGCTGCGGCGGCTGCTGCAAAACCTGATCTCGAACGCCATCAAGTATACCCCGCACGGCCGCGTGCTGATCGGCTGCCGCAGACGCGGCGAATCGCTCCGGATCAACGTCTATGACACCGGCGTCGGAATCCCGATCCTCAAGCGCGGCGAAATCTTCAAGGAATTTCATCGGCTCGAACAGGGAGCGCGCATCGCGCGGGGGCTCGGGCTGGGGCTGTCGATCGTCCAGCGGCTTGCGCGCGTGCTTGATCTGACCATCGCACTGGACTCAAACCGCGGCGGCGGCTCGCTGTTCTCGGTCACAATTCCGATCGCACCGGCCATCAATCAGACTGCCCATGCCACCGCGGTGACCAGCAGCACGCCGCTGTCGCACGCGCCGATGAGCGGGACCCTGATCGTCTGCATCGAGAACGATCTGGCGATCCTCGACGGCATGAAGACGCTGCTGACATCCTGGGATGCCCGCGTGATCGCCGTCACCGATCATGAGTCGGCGATCGCGGCGATCGAAGCGGCCGGCGGACCGATCACCGGGCTGCTGGTGGACTATCATCTCGACCGCGGCAACGGCATCGCGACGATCCGGGAGATTCGACGGAAATTCGGCGAGACCATTCCGGCGATCCTGATCACGGCCGACCGCAGCCCCCACGTTCGCGAAGCGGCGCAGCTGGAACGGGTTTCAGTGCTCAACAAGCCGTTGAAACCGGCTTCGCTGCGGGCGCTGATCGGCCAGTGGCGAAGCCAGCAGATCGCCGCCGCGGAATAA
- a CDS encoding outer membrane protein, with protein sequence MKKILLASVAIVGMAAIVPAQAADLAARPYTKAPVYEAAPIYNWTGFYLGGHVGGAFGGDHNLAAPGFTRNGNDGVFMGGGQIGYDYQFSPNWVFGIGANYSFLDTNDHPFVNRGLGSVTGRLGYTWGPALLYAKGGYAWADTRNTNGFGGDTFSNNRIGRDGFTVGGGLEYMFTQNWSGLIEYQYYDFGTTRTTFRNQDVRFRNDEHTIKVGLNYRFNWGAPVGPRY encoded by the coding sequence ATGAAAAAAATCCTACTCGCTTCTGTAGCAATTGTCGGCATGGCCGCGATCGTGCCGGCACAGGCCGCGGATCTCGCCGCTCGCCCCTACACCAAGGCTCCGGTCTATGAGGCCGCGCCGATCTACAACTGGACCGGCTTCTACCTCGGTGGTCACGTCGGCGGCGCCTTCGGCGGCGATCACAACCTCGCCGCTCCCGGTTTCACCCGCAATGGCAACGACGGCGTGTTCATGGGCGGCGGCCAGATCGGCTACGACTATCAGTTTTCTCCGAACTGGGTGTTCGGTATTGGGGCTAACTACAGCTTCCTCGACACCAACGACCATCCCTTCGTGAACCGCGGACTCGGTTCGGTCACCGGCCGTCTCGGCTACACTTGGGGTCCGGCGCTGCTGTACGCCAAGGGCGGCTACGCCTGGGCCGATACTCGCAACACCAACGGCTTCGGCGGCGACACCTTTTCCAACAACCGCATCGGTCGGGACGGCTTCACCGTCGGCGGCGGTCTGGAATATATGTTCACCCAGAACTGGTCGGGCCTGATCGAGTATCAGTACTATGACTTCGGCACCACGCGCACTACCTTCCGTAATCAGGACGTTCGCTTCCGCAACGACGAGCACACCATCAAGGTCGGCCTGAACTATCGCTTCAACTGGGGCGCCCCGGTCGGCCCGAGGTACTGA